One Vigna unguiculata cultivar IT97K-499-35 chromosome 7, ASM411807v1, whole genome shotgun sequence genomic region harbors:
- the LOC114191170 gene encoding uncharacterized protein LOC114191170, whose product MRELACELIVATPASGELSTTFVCVGCPMEVAGRRFKVNLICLPMEGLDVILGMDWLASNHVVIDCGQRKVVFPDAEGLELISSNQAEKEIEAGATCFMIVAQTEKKSTVEKISMIPVVDEYADVFPDEIP is encoded by the coding sequence ATGCGAGAGCTGGCGTGCGAGTTAATAGTTGCGACACCAGCGTCGGGAGAACTATCCACCACGTTTGTTTGTGTAGGATGCCCTATGGAGGTGGCAGGCCGTaggttcaaggtgaatctcatATGCTTACCAATGGAAGGGTTGGATGTGATTCTGGGTATGGATTGGTTGGCCAGCAACCATGTGGTAATCGATTGCGGACAACGCAAGGTGGTATTCCCAGATGCAGAAGGACTGGAATTGATATCATCCAACCAAGCAGAGAAGGAGATTGAAGCGGGAGCTACATGTTTTATGATAGTAGCTCAAACGGAGAAGAAGAGTACTGTAGAGAAGATTAGTATGATTCCAGTGGTAGATGAATACGCAGATGTCTTCCCTGATGAAATCCCATAA